A region of Burkholderiales bacterium JOSHI_001 DNA encodes the following proteins:
- a CDS encoding general secretion pathway protein D (PFAM: Bacterial type II/III secretion system short domain; Bacterial type II and III secretion system protein~TIGRFAM: general secretion pathway protein D), whose protein sequence is MPHPRPLPCTRPLRRAAPAVLAVLLLASAGPAPAQEQTNPRRSARAAGATPAMNSNAPVTVNFVNADIEAVSRAMAAMIERQIIVDPRVKGAITVYSEQPLSVREAYLSYLAALRGLGYALVDNAGLLKVVPEADAKLQAGTVSVGPSNQRGDQVLTQIFRLNHENPNNLVAVLRPLISPNNTINANPGNNTLVITDYADNLQRIGKIIAALDQPANTDVEVVPLQHAVAADLATLVQRLADNAAGPALVPGGAGGAGGVTILAESRSNALIVRAGSPVRLAAVKSLIEKLDRPGQGGPAGSIWVVYLKNADAAKLATVLRAAFGGGGGSGGGSSSGSGTPIGGNTGLNTSVGGANNQGGTASAAATTPVAASAQPSTGGFIQADPATNSLIITAPEPLYKQIRAMVDQLDSRRAQIYIESMIVEVSGDNAADFGFQWQGVGFLGGSEKYGLFAGTNSSVGGPSIISLTTALASTTVSSSTTLPGEGLNIGLVKKYGDVYSLAAVARMLQSQTNTNIISTPNLITLDNEEAKIIVGSNVPFITGQFTGTGGSSSTSNPFQTIERKDVGITLRIKPQVGEGGAVRMTIFQESSSVSEKVAPGTSNAGPSTDKRSIETTVTIEDGAILVLGGLIEDKFTEKKSKVPLLGDLPWVGGLFRSESRTRNRTNLMVFLRPIVMRDTDSADKLTMDRYDTIRARQQGAQPAPSVLMPINQSPVLPERPSPSNLAAPAAPASAPAR, encoded by the coding sequence ATGCCCCACCCGCGACCGCTGCCCTGCACACGGCCGCTCCGGCGGGCCGCACCGGCCGTGCTGGCTGTGCTGCTGCTGGCCTCTGCCGGCCCGGCCCCGGCCCAGGAACAGACCAACCCGCGCCGCAGCGCCCGCGCCGCCGGCGCCACGCCGGCGATGAATTCGAATGCCCCGGTGACGGTGAACTTTGTCAACGCCGACATCGAGGCCGTCTCGCGCGCCATGGCGGCGATGATCGAGCGCCAGATCATCGTGGACCCGCGCGTCAAGGGCGCCATCACCGTCTACAGCGAACAACCGCTGTCGGTGCGAGAGGCCTACCTCAGCTACCTGGCCGCGCTGCGCGGCCTGGGCTATGCGCTGGTGGACAACGCCGGGCTGCTGAAGGTGGTGCCCGAGGCCGACGCCAAGCTGCAGGCTGGCACCGTGTCGGTGGGCCCCAGCAACCAGCGCGGCGACCAGGTGCTGACGCAGATCTTCCGCCTGAACCACGAGAACCCGAACAACCTGGTGGCGGTGCTGCGCCCGCTGATCAGCCCCAACAACACCATCAACGCCAACCCGGGCAACAACACGCTCGTCATCACCGACTACGCGGACAACCTGCAGCGCATTGGCAAGATCATCGCGGCACTGGACCAGCCCGCCAACACCGACGTGGAAGTGGTGCCGCTGCAGCACGCCGTGGCGGCCGACCTGGCCACGCTGGTGCAGCGCCTGGCCGACAACGCCGCCGGTCCGGCCCTGGTGCCCGGCGGCGCGGGTGGCGCCGGCGGCGTGACCATCCTGGCCGAATCGCGCAGCAACGCGCTCATCGTGCGGGCCGGCAGCCCGGTGCGGCTGGCGGCCGTGAAATCGCTGATCGAAAAGCTGGACCGCCCCGGCCAGGGCGGCCCGGCCGGCAGCATCTGGGTGGTGTACCTGAAGAACGCGGACGCCGCCAAGCTGGCCACGGTGCTGCGTGCGGCCTTTGGCGGCGGGGGCGGCAGCGGCGGTGGCAGCAGCAGCGGCAGCGGCACGCCCATTGGCGGCAACACCGGGCTGAACACGTCGGTTGGCGGGGCCAACAACCAGGGCGGCACGGCTTCGGCCGCGGCCACCACGCCGGTGGCGGCATCGGCCCAACCTTCCACCGGCGGCTTCATCCAGGCCGACCCGGCCACCAACTCGCTGATCATCACGGCGCCCGAGCCGCTGTACAAGCAGATCCGCGCCATGGTGGACCAGCTGGATTCGCGCCGCGCCCAGATCTACATCGAAAGCATGATCGTCGAGGTCTCGGGCGACAACGCCGCCGACTTCGGCTTCCAGTGGCAGGGCGTGGGCTTCCTGGGCGGCAGCGAAAAGTACGGCCTGTTTGCCGGCACCAATTCGTCGGTGGGCGGGCCCAGCATCATCTCGCTGACCACCGCGCTGGCCAGCACCACCGTCAGCAGCAGCACCACGCTGCCCGGCGAGGGCCTGAACATCGGCCTGGTGAAGAAGTACGGCGATGTGTACAGCCTGGCCGCGGTGGCGCGCATGCTGCAAAGCCAGACCAACACCAACATCATCTCCACGCCCAACCTGATCACGCTGGACAACGAAGAAGCCAAGATCATCGTCGGCAGCAACGTGCCCTTCATCACCGGGCAGTTCACCGGCACCGGCGGCAGCAGCAGCACCAGCAACCCGTTCCAGACCATCGAGCGCAAGGACGTGGGCATCACCCTGCGCATCAAACCTCAGGTTGGCGAAGGCGGCGCGGTGCGCATGACCATCTTCCAGGAAAGCTCCAGCGTCAGCGAGAAGGTGGCCCCGGGCACCAGCAACGCCGGCCCGTCCACCGACAAGCGCAGCATCGAGACCACCGTCACCATCGAGGACGGCGCCATCCTGGTGCTGGGCGGGCTGATCGAGGACAAGTTCACCGAAAAGAAGAGCAAGGTGCCGCTGCTCGGTGACCTGCCCTGGGTGGGTGGCCTGTTCCGCAGCGAAAGCCGCACCCGCAACCGCACCAACCTGATGGTGTTCCTGCGCCCCATCGTCATGCGCGACACCGACAGCGCCGACAAGCTGACCATGGACCGCTACGACACCATCCGCGCGCGCCAGCAAGGCGCCCAGCCCGCGCCCAGCGTGCTGATGCCCATCAACCAGTCGCCGGTGCTGCCGGAGCGGCCCAGCCCGTCCAACCTGGCCGCACCCGCCGCGCCCGCGTCGGCCCCGGCGCGCTAG
- a CDS encoding Bacterial type II secretion system protein N (PFAM: Bacterial type II secretion system protein N), with amino-acid sequence MKKPALKLPWGGRRAGPRPASRSFAAASADTAAWQRARRGTRRWAVAGALLGTALALVVFAPARWLAAAVASATQQRLLLAEAEGTVWNGHALPVLTGGADSRDAAMLPGRLHWQLRPRLDGLSLVLSQACCMAKPLALNLRPGLGRLGVVLAPRPDALGQWPAAWLAGLGTPWNTLQLGGSLRLTAPGGFAVESVQGRWRLSGGAELDLLAVSSRLSTLDTLGSYRLVLRGQAGGADATALDLLTIDGALRLSGKGQWAGPKLRFDGEASAAPGQEAALANLLNIIARRRGAAHIISIG; translated from the coding sequence TTGAAAAAGCCCGCCTTGAAACTGCCCTGGGGCGGGCGTCGCGCCGGACCGCGGCCGGCCAGCCGCAGCTTCGCCGCCGCCAGCGCCGACACGGCCGCCTGGCAACGCGCACGCCGCGGCACCCGCCGCTGGGCAGTGGCCGGGGCGCTGCTGGGCACAGCGTTGGCGCTGGTGGTCTTTGCGCCGGCGCGCTGGCTGGCCGCGGCGGTGGCCAGCGCCACCCAGCAGCGCCTGCTGCTGGCCGAGGCCGAGGGCACGGTGTGGAATGGCCATGCGCTGCCTGTGCTGACCGGTGGCGCCGACTCCCGCGACGCCGCCATGCTGCCCGGGCGCCTGCACTGGCAATTGCGGCCCCGCCTGGACGGCCTGAGCCTGGTGCTGAGCCAGGCCTGCTGCATGGCCAAGCCGCTGGCATTGAACCTGCGCCCCGGCCTGGGCCGCCTGGGCGTGGTGCTGGCGCCGCGCCCCGACGCGCTGGGCCAGTGGCCGGCCGCCTGGCTGGCCGGCCTGGGCACACCCTGGAACACCCTGCAACTGGGCGGCAGCCTGCGGCTGACGGCGCCCGGCGGCTTCGCGGTGGAATCGGTGCAAGGCCGCTGGCGCCTGAGCGGCGGGGCCGAACTGGACCTGCTGGCGGTGTCCTCCCGCCTGTCCACGCTGGACACGCTGGGCAGCTACCGCCTGGTGCTGCGCGGCCAGGCCGGCGGCGCGGATGCCACCGCGCTGGACCTGCTGACCATCGACGGCGCCTTGCGCCTGTCCGGCAAGGGACAATGGGCCGGCCCGAAGCTGCGCTTCGACGGCGAAGCCAGCGCCGCCCCCGGCCAGGAAGCCGCGCTGGCCAACCTGCTCAACATCATTGCGCGGCGCCGCGGCGCCGCCCACATCATTTCGATCGGATGA
- a CDS encoding diguanylate cyclase (GGDEF) domain-containing protein (PFAM: 7TM diverse intracellular signalling; GGDEF domain; 7TMR-DISM extracellular 2~TIGRFAM: diguanylate cyclase (GGDEF) domain) gives MTSPVSCAALDSHRRWFTWACLLLMMMMGLPLPARAVAADRLQLSDARSDIDAWAHVQVLSDPESQWQVGDVLTRLKDFQPPGGRHANLGVRRDVVWMRVPLDVPMHESGQWLLDLNYPSLDDVTVYLVTDGRSVRELHLGRQVPFGERPMPSRSHVAPLRLEPGQEHELVLRVKTASSMIVPIRFMKPDAFNAREATVQLLQGVAAGIGLCLLVYSLAHWLSLRDATFVQYALSASCITLFFFSYHGLGSQHLWSGSSWLNVNMAPFSVLLALVGGLLFLDQALGVRDLSPLLSRLLRGAALAAGLVATAFALGLIGYRQAHLAGTILGPMPVLLGLPAAVARLRRGDRVALYIVLGWGLYAVGIATMALLLRGLVDFNDFTNHAFQAGALLEMVMWLRALGARMDETRRLAESVGREREALRSLAHTDALTGLPNRRGLALEIQALLPQATAQRLLAVYLLDLDGFKAVNDRLGHDAGDELLKAVAQRLRALLRNRDVVARLGGDEFVVLAGDLPSDADARHLGTKLLEGFKAPFQINGQSCRVGLTIGYALGPLDGHDEGSLLKRADAAMYAGKQAGKHCMKRGAASVGLVGA, from the coding sequence ATGACTTCGCCCGTTTCATGCGCCGCCCTCGACAGCCACCGCCGGTGGTTCACCTGGGCCTGCCTGCTGCTGATGATGATGATGGGGCTGCCGCTGCCTGCGCGGGCCGTGGCTGCGGACCGCCTGCAGCTCAGCGACGCGCGCAGCGACATCGACGCCTGGGCCCATGTGCAGGTGCTGTCGGACCCGGAAAGCCAGTGGCAGGTGGGCGATGTGCTCACCCGGCTGAAGGACTTCCAGCCGCCGGGCGGCCGGCATGCCAACCTGGGCGTGCGCCGCGACGTGGTGTGGATGCGCGTGCCGCTGGACGTGCCGATGCACGAATCCGGCCAGTGGCTGCTGGACCTGAACTATCCCTCGCTGGACGACGTGACGGTCTATCTCGTCACCGATGGCCGGTCCGTGCGCGAGCTGCACCTGGGCCGCCAGGTGCCCTTCGGCGAACGGCCGATGCCTTCGCGCTCGCACGTGGCACCGCTGCGGCTGGAACCGGGCCAGGAACACGAACTGGTCCTGCGGGTGAAGACGGCCAGCTCGATGATCGTGCCCATCCGCTTCATGAAGCCCGACGCCTTCAATGCCCGCGAGGCCACGGTGCAGCTGTTGCAGGGCGTGGCCGCCGGCATCGGCCTGTGCCTGCTGGTGTACAGCCTGGCGCATTGGCTCAGCCTGCGTGACGCCACCTTTGTGCAGTACGCGCTGTCGGCCTCCTGCATCACCTTGTTCTTCTTCTCCTACCACGGGCTGGGCTCACAGCACCTGTGGTCCGGCAGCAGCTGGCTGAACGTCAACATGGCGCCGTTCTCGGTGCTGCTGGCGCTGGTGGGGGGGCTGCTGTTCCTGGACCAGGCGCTGGGGGTGCGAGACCTCAGCCCGCTGCTGTCGCGCCTGCTGCGCGGGGCGGCGCTGGCCGCGGGCCTGGTGGCCACCGCCTTTGCGCTGGGTTTGATCGGCTACCGCCAGGCCCACCTGGCCGGCACCATCCTCGGCCCCATGCCGGTGCTGCTGGGCCTGCCCGCGGCGGTGGCGCGCCTGCGCAGGGGCGACCGCGTGGCGCTGTACATCGTGCTCGGTTGGGGTCTGTACGCGGTTGGCATTGCCACCATGGCATTGCTGCTGCGCGGCCTGGTGGATTTCAACGATTTCACCAACCACGCCTTCCAGGCCGGTGCACTGCTGGAGATGGTGATGTGGCTGCGCGCTTTGGGCGCGCGCATGGACGAAACCCGGCGCCTGGCCGAAAGTGTGGGACGCGAACGCGAAGCCCTGCGCTCGCTGGCCCACACCGATGCCCTGACCGGCCTGCCCAACCGGCGCGGCCTGGCGCTGGAGATCCAGGCCCTGCTGCCGCAGGCCACGGCGCAGCGCCTGCTGGCGGTGTACCTGCTGGATCTGGACGGTTTCAAGGCCGTGAACGACCGCCTGGGCCACGACGCGGGCGACGAATTGCTGAAGGCCGTCGCGCAAAGGCTGCGCGCGCTGTTGCGCAACCGCGACGTGGTGGCCCGCCTGGGCGGTGACGAATTCGTGGTGCTGGCCGGCGACCTGCCCAGCGACGCCGACGCGCGCCACCTGGGCACCAAGCTGCTGGAAGGCTTCAAGGCGCCGTTCCAGATCAATGGCCAGTCCTGCCGCGTGGGCCTGACCATCGGCTACGCGCTGGGCCCGCTGGACGGGCACGACGAAGGCAGCCTGCTCAAGCGTGCCGACGCCGCCATGTACGCCGGCAAGCAGGCCGGCAAGCACTGCATGAAGCGTGGCGCGGCCTCGGTCGGCCTGGTCGGCGCCTGA
- a CDS encoding ATP-dependent Lon protase (PFAM: ATPase family associated with various cellular activities (AAA)), whose protein sequence is MSASHDLVPMASAPGCIPIAQMRRVYRTDEVERRLGKLPPKEHETLRATYERMLEKGPERFQVKPSGLPAMEHLYDELPNFHAVLDDVKRQLALCEDSRDALEITPLLLLGPPGVGKTHFAREMAQLLGTGMGFVSMSSLTAGWVLSGASSQWKGARPGKVFETLVEGTYANPVMVIDEIDKARGEHAYDPLGALYSLLEHDTAGHFIDEFAEVAVDASQMIWVATANDERAIPEPILNRMNVYEVAMPDFDAARRIAAKLYRGIRQDHAWGQRFDPDPPEDVLDRMAEVVPREMRRAWMTAFGNAKLDGRGTVRLCDLPEPSGKRSPIGFVQ, encoded by the coding sequence ATGTCTGCATCGCACGACCTGGTTCCCATGGCGTCCGCGCCCGGTTGCATACCGATTGCGCAGATGCGCCGCGTCTACCGCACCGACGAGGTGGAACGCCGGCTGGGCAAGCTGCCACCGAAGGAACATGAAACCCTGCGCGCCACCTACGAGCGCATGCTGGAAAAAGGCCCTGAACGCTTCCAGGTCAAACCCAGCGGCCTGCCGGCCATGGAACACCTGTACGACGAACTGCCCAACTTCCACGCCGTGCTGGACGACGTGAAGCGCCAGCTGGCGCTGTGTGAAGACAGCCGCGACGCGCTGGAGATCACCCCGCTGCTGCTGTTGGGCCCGCCCGGCGTGGGCAAGACCCACTTTGCGCGCGAAATGGCCCAGTTGCTGGGCACCGGCATGGGCTTCGTCAGCATGAGTTCGCTCACCGCCGGCTGGGTGCTGTCGGGTGCGTCTTCACAATGGAAGGGCGCGCGGCCGGGCAAGGTGTTTGAAACCCTGGTGGAAGGCACCTACGCCAACCCGGTGATGGTGATCGACGAGATCGACAAGGCCCGCGGCGAACATGCCTACGACCCCCTGGGTGCGCTGTACAGCCTGCTGGAACATGACACGGCCGGCCACTTCATCGACGAATTCGCTGAGGTGGCGGTGGACGCCAGCCAGATGATCTGGGTGGCCACCGCCAACGACGAGCGCGCCATCCCCGAGCCCATCCTGAACCGCATGAACGTGTACGAAGTGGCCATGCCCGACTTCGACGCCGCGCGCCGCATCGCTGCCAAGCTGTACCGCGGCATCCGCCAGGACCACGCCTGGGGCCAGCGATTCGACCCCGACCCGCCCGAGGACGTGCTGGACCGCATGGCCGAGGTGGTGCCGCGCGAGATGCGCCGGGCCTGGATGACGGCCTTCGGCAATGCCAAGCTGGACGGCCGCGGCACGGTGCGCCTGTGCGACCTGCCCGAGCCCAGCGGCAAGCGCTCGCCGATCGGCTTCGTGCAGTAG
- a CDS encoding diguanylate cyclase (GGDEF) domain-containing protein (PFAM: 7TM diverse intracellular signalling; GGDEF domain; 7TMR-DISM extracellular 2~TIGRFAM: diguanylate cyclase (GGDEF) domain), which yields MPLYRLLLALLVWLALAGVAAAQSPMDLDRRAGVHDAWPHMTMLADPQGTLDLGQVLARTKDFTPGAGANLGRRSGAVWLRLPVQAMGSDGRWVLDIDYPPLDRIDVYLLDGQRLERQARLGDHIDWAQRALQTRSHALVLDLPPGQPRTVLMRLQTTGSMLAPVAFYTHERFEQRESREQALQGLLAGAGLILLLYSLAQWLMLRDAMFILYALTLLGTTAFFGALSGVGPQHVWGSFSWFSRNAPPFAILLGVCGAFFFALRALEVARYSPRVAWVVRICGALAGLTALAFAAGAVDYVTAQGVGLALGPAPMLLVLPTAFKRLREGDRAAVYLLLGWSFYSVGVLAIVGLLSGLLPVNFWSLHGFQFASLVEMGTWMLVLAERVQDIRRGVARLQMDRDRMHSLAHTDALTGLLNRRGLQEAMAPALAGCHPRSSLVLYLLDLDGFKPVNDTLGHDAGDELLVAVGQRLRAQLRASDLVCRLGGDEFVLVVPGISAEADARRLGEKVLKAFGEPFQVAGGTCRVGLTIGYALAPQDDRGLEGLLKRADAAMYAGKQAGKNRVQRGAAGAGLASQVPAA from the coding sequence ATGCCCCTGTACCGATTGCTGCTGGCCCTGCTGGTCTGGCTGGCCCTGGCCGGGGTCGCGGCTGCGCAAAGCCCGATGGACCTGGACCGCCGCGCCGGTGTGCACGATGCCTGGCCCCACATGACCATGCTGGCGGACCCGCAAGGCACGCTGGACCTGGGCCAGGTGCTGGCACGCACGAAGGACTTCACGCCGGGCGCGGGTGCCAACCTGGGGCGTCGCAGCGGCGCCGTGTGGCTGCGCCTGCCGGTGCAGGCCATGGGCAGTGACGGCCGCTGGGTGCTGGACATCGACTACCCGCCGCTGGACCGCATTGACGTCTACCTGCTGGACGGCCAGCGCCTGGAGCGGCAGGCCCGGCTGGGAGACCACATCGACTGGGCGCAGCGTGCACTGCAAACCCGCAGCCATGCCCTGGTGCTGGACCTGCCGCCCGGGCAGCCTCGCACCGTGCTGATGCGCCTGCAGACCACCGGCAGCATGCTGGCGCCGGTGGCCTTCTACACCCATGAACGTTTCGAGCAGCGCGAGTCGCGCGAACAGGCCCTGCAGGGCCTGCTGGCCGGCGCGGGCCTGATCCTGCTGCTGTACAGCCTGGCGCAATGGCTGATGTTGCGCGACGCCATGTTCATCCTGTATGCACTCACGCTGCTGGGCACCACGGCCTTCTTCGGCGCGCTGTCCGGTGTGGGGCCGCAGCATGTGTGGGGCAGCTTCAGCTGGTTCAGCCGCAACGCGCCGCCCTTTGCCATCCTGCTGGGCGTGTGCGGGGCCTTCTTCTTTGCGTTGCGCGCGCTGGAGGTGGCGCGCTACAGCCCGCGGGTGGCCTGGGTGGTGCGCATTTGCGGTGCACTGGCGGGACTGACCGCGCTGGCCTTCGCGGCCGGCGCGGTGGACTACGTCACCGCGCAGGGCGTGGGCCTGGCCCTGGGGCCGGCGCCCATGCTGCTGGTGCTGCCCACGGCCTTCAAGCGCCTGCGCGAAGGCGACCGCGCCGCGGTGTACCTTCTGCTGGGTTGGAGTTTCTACAGCGTGGGCGTGCTGGCCATCGTGGGCCTGCTGTCAGGCCTGCTGCCGGTGAACTTCTGGAGCCTGCACGGCTTCCAGTTCGCGTCGCTGGTGGAGATGGGCACCTGGATGCTGGTGCTGGCCGAGCGGGTGCAGGACATCCGCCGCGGCGTGGCACGGCTGCAGATGGACCGCGACCGCATGCACTCGCTGGCCCACACCGACGCACTCACCGGCCTGTTGAACCGCCGCGGCCTGCAGGAGGCCATGGCCCCGGCCCTGGCCGGCTGCCACCCGCGCAGTTCGCTGGTGCTGTACCTGCTGGACCTGGACGGCTTCAAGCCGGTGAACGACACCCTGGGCCACGACGCGGGCGACGAACTGCTGGTGGCCGTGGGCCAGCGCCTGCGCGCGCAATTGCGCGCGTCCGACCTGGTGTGCCGACTGGGCGGCGACGAGTTCGTGCTGGTGGTGCCGGGCATCAGCGCCGAGGCCGACGCGCGGCGCCTGGGCGAGAAGGTGCTGAAAGCCTTTGGCGAGCCCTTCCAAGTGGCCGGCGGCACCTGCCGTGTGGGCCTGACCATCGGCTATGCGCTGGCCCCGCAGGACGACCGCGGCCTGGAAGGCCTGCTCAAGCGCGCCGACGCGGCGATGTACGCGGGCAAGCAGGCGGGCAAGAACCGGGTGCAGCGGGGGGCGGCGGGGGCCGGATTGGCGTCGCAGGTCCCGGCGGCTTGA
- a CDS encoding general secretory pathway protein E (PFAM: Type II/IV secretion system protein~TIGRFAM: general secretory pathway protein E), protein MRHPLPYAFAKANTLLLEDDGQQLLLWTAETTPVPALQEVVRVFDVAGFERESASTLVDRIARAYAGGESSAAAVVGEVESAVDLSRLMQDLPAVEDLLEAANDAPIIRMLNALLTQAAKDGASDIHIEPYERSSSVRFRVDGALREVVQPNKALHAALISRLKIMAELDIAEKRLPQDGRISLRIGGRAVDVRVSTLPAAHGERAVLRLLDKGEAKFSLESLGMAGDTLDRFAHQISQPHGILLVTGPTGSGKTTTLYASMARIDTAGTNVLTVEDPIEYELPGIGQTQVNPKIDLTFAKALRAILRQDPDVIMIGEIRDFETAQIAIQASLTGHLVLATLHTNDAPSAVTRLTDMGVEPFLLSSSLLGVLAQRLVRKLCPHCKKADAQGHYHPVGCPECGHTGYKGRTGVYELMVADDKVRELIHNRAAEADLFAAATAGGFRSMREDGQRLVELGITSAEEVVRVTRD, encoded by the coding sequence ATGCGCCACCCCCTGCCCTACGCCTTCGCCAAGGCCAACACCCTGCTGCTGGAAGACGACGGCCAGCAGCTGCTGCTGTGGACGGCCGAAACCACGCCGGTGCCAGCGCTGCAGGAGGTGGTGCGGGTGTTCGACGTGGCCGGCTTCGAGCGCGAGAGCGCGTCCACGCTGGTGGACCGCATCGCGCGCGCCTACGCCGGTGGCGAAAGCTCGGCCGCCGCGGTGGTGGGCGAGGTGGAAAGCGCGGTGGACCTGTCGCGCCTGATGCAGGACCTGCCGGCGGTGGAAGACCTGCTGGAAGCGGCCAACGACGCGCCCATCATCCGCATGCTGAACGCCCTGCTGACGCAGGCGGCGAAGGACGGCGCCAGCGACATCCACATCGAACCCTATGAACGCAGCAGTTCGGTGCGCTTCCGGGTGGACGGCGCCCTGCGTGAAGTGGTGCAGCCGAACAAGGCGCTGCACGCAGCGCTGATTTCCCGGCTGAAGATCATGGCCGAGCTGGACATCGCCGAGAAACGCCTGCCGCAGGACGGCCGCATCTCGCTGCGCATCGGCGGGCGCGCGGTGGACGTGCGCGTGTCCACCCTGCCGGCGGCGCACGGTGAGCGCGCGGTGCTGCGCCTGCTGGACAAGGGCGAAGCCAAGTTCTCGCTGGAAAGCCTGGGCATGGCCGGCGACACGCTGGACCGATTTGCGCACCAGATTTCCCAGCCGCACGGCATCCTGCTGGTGACCGGGCCCACCGGCAGCGGCAAGACCACCACCCTGTACGCCAGCATGGCGCGCATCGACACCGCCGGCACCAACGTGCTGACGGTGGAAGACCCGATCGAGTACGAACTGCCCGGCATCGGCCAGACGCAGGTGAACCCGAAGATCGACCTGACCTTCGCCAAGGCCCTGCGCGCCATCCTGCGGCAGGACCCGGACGTCATCATGATCGGTGAAATCCGCGACTTCGAAACCGCGCAGATCGCGATCCAGGCGTCTCTCACCGGTCACCTGGTGCTGGCCACGCTGCACACCAACGATGCGCCCAGCGCGGTCACGCGGCTGACCGACATGGGCGTGGAGCCCTTCCTGCTGTCCAGCAGCCTGCTGGGCGTGCTGGCGCAGCGCCTGGTGCGCAAGCTGTGCCCGCATTGCAAGAAGGCCGATGCGCAAGGCCACTACCACCCCGTGGGCTGCCCCGAATGCGGTCACACCGGCTACAAGGGCCGCACCGGCGTGTACGAGCTGATGGTGGCCGACGACAAGGTGCGCGAACTCATCCACAACCGCGCCGCCGAGGCCGACCTGTTCGCCGCGGCCACGGCCGGGGGCTTTCGCAGCATGCGCGAGGACGGGCAGCGGCTGGTGGAGTTGGGCATCACGTCCGCCGAGGAAGTGGTCCGCGTCACGCGGGACTGA
- a CDS encoding general secretion pathway protein F (PFAM: Bacterial type II secretion system protein F domain~TIGRFAM: general secretion pathway protein F), with protein MPAYRFEALNADGKPLKGLLDADNPKTARSQLRAQGLVPLEVSPVAAGTAAEGVGTNSKFSRRAFNPTTLSVWTRQLAGLVGAGLPLERALTSLADEAEDPRQRELLAHLRAEVNAGSPFARALGGMPREFDEIYRAVVAAGEQSGALGGVLERLADDLEERQALKGKLLGAALYPMIVSAIAVVIVTFLVTYVVPQVANVFVSSKRALPLLTTIMLGISAFVRQWGWLVLIALVAGGFSLSLSLRNEGFRQRFDAAWLRLPLIGPLTRGYNASRFAGTLAMLAGAGVPILKALQAAAETLGNRAMRVDALDALVMVREGAPLASALAGKKRFPGILSMFARLGEQTGQLPAMLERAARQLSSEVQRRAMALATLLEPLLIVAMGVVVLLIVLAVLLPIIQLNTWVK; from the coding sequence ATGCCTGCCTACCGCTTCGAGGCGCTGAACGCCGACGGCAAGCCGCTGAAGGGCCTGCTGGACGCCGACAACCCCAAAACCGCCCGTTCGCAGCTGCGCGCCCAAGGGCTGGTGCCGCTGGAGGTCAGCCCGGTGGCGGCCGGCACCGCGGCCGAAGGCGTGGGCACCAATTCGAAGTTTTCACGCCGCGCCTTCAACCCCACCACGCTGAGCGTGTGGACGCGCCAGCTGGCCGGCCTGGTGGGCGCAGGCCTGCCGCTGGAACGTGCGCTCACCTCCCTGGCCGACGAGGCCGAGGACCCGCGCCAGCGCGAACTGTTGGCCCACCTGCGCGCCGAGGTGAACGCCGGATCGCCCTTCGCGCGCGCGCTGGGCGGCATGCCGCGTGAATTCGACGAGATCTACCGCGCCGTGGTGGCCGCGGGTGAACAGAGCGGGGCGCTGGGCGGCGTGCTGGAACGCCTGGCCGATGACCTGGAAGAGCGCCAGGCGCTCAAGGGCAAGCTGCTGGGCGCGGCGCTGTACCCGATGATTGTGTCGGCCATCGCGGTGGTGATCGTCACCTTCCTGGTCACCTACGTGGTGCCGCAGGTGGCCAATGTGTTCGTCAGCAGCAAGCGCGCGCTGCCCCTGCTGACCACCATCATGCTGGGCATCAGCGCCTTTGTGCGGCAATGGGGCTGGCTGGTGCTGATCGCGCTGGTGGCGGGCGGCTTCAGCTTGAGCCTGTCGCTGCGCAACGAGGGCTTTCGCCAGCGCTTCGACGCCGCCTGGCTGCGTCTGCCCTTGATCGGGCCGCTGACCCGGGGCTACAACGCGTCGCGCTTTGCCGGCACGCTGGCCATGCTGGCCGGTGCCGGCGTGCCCATCCTGAAGGCGCTGCAGGCCGCGGCCGAAACCCTGGGCAACCGCGCCATGCGGGTGGACGCGCTGGACGCGCTGGTGATGGTGCGCGAAGGCGCGCCGCTGGCCAGCGCGCTGGCGGGCAAGAAGCGCTTTCCGGGCATCCTGTCCATGTTCGCCCGCCTGGGCGAACAGACCGGCCAGCTGCCGGCCATGCTGGAGCGCGCCGCGCGCCAGCTGTCCAGCGAGGTGCAACGCCGCGCCATGGCCCTGGCCACGCTGCTGGAGCCGCTGCTCATCGTGGCCATGGGCGTGGTGGTGCTGTTGATCGTGCTGGCGGTGCTGCTGCCGATCATCCAGCTGAACACCTGGGTGAAATAG